TCACGGATCGACCCCAGCAGGGCATCAAATGGAGCGGGATTCCGCCGTTGGTTCTGGCGTTTGGCCGTCCAGATGCGATTCTTGGTTGTGGCGCGAACATCGTGTTGCCACCGTTCACCCAGAAACCCTTTATCCGCCCACACGTCGGCATTGCTGATCTGGTCCAAAATTTCGTCCGCAGCGGCCCGCTCATCGGTATGGGCTGGGACGAGGTCATAGGCCACCGGAATGCCATCGAGGGTCGTGAGCATGACGAGTTTATACCCAAAATAATGCAGTTTGCGACTGACACAATAGCCATAGCTCGCGCTTCCGGCGAAATCGCTGCGGGTTTTCGGGCGCGTATAGCCCATCACGGGAATCGGTTTGGTATCAAGGATGACCTGTGGGCAGTCCACCATGGCCCATGACGTGAGCCATGAGCGGCGTAAGGGTTCGAGCAGACCACACAGGCGGCGGGCATGGCGATTGAATTGGCTTTGGTGGGGCAGGGTTGGAAACAGATCACCATGGGTTGCCC
This genomic interval from Herpetosiphon gulosus contains the following:
- a CDS encoding IS982 family transposase codes for the protein SPGPAPALAPSEVLTILLAMDLVPFPSERGFLGFLRATHGDLFPTLPHQSQFNRHARRLCGLLEPLRRSWLTSWAMVDCPQVILDTKPIPVMGYTRPKTRSDFAGSASYGYCVSRKLHYFGYKLVMLTTLDGIPVAYDLVPAHTDERAAADEILDQISNADVWADKGFLGERWQHDVRATTKNRIWTAKRQNQRRNPAPFDALLGSIRERIEGTFHELQNTGRNSERLLAKTVEGLVTRIASKVTHLVVKAVLRARFGIDVLTFTVINDA